One Papaver somniferum cultivar HN1 chromosome 10, ASM357369v1, whole genome shotgun sequence genomic window carries:
- the LOC113316496 gene encoding nitronate monooxygenase-like encodes MKFGGILGFDNGVMLAPMGVDIAGPEPVAAVANAGGIGLIASPVNDYALTVKVINDTRKLTNKPFGAGIFLEFEQENTIRAIFDEKLACLQVYWGDFPKKMVDEAHKRGIKVIHQVGSVKAAERAIAAGVDCIVAQGSEAGGHVAGTVSLTALVPRIVDAVGNRGIPVVAAGSIADARGYVAALALGAQGINVGTRFIATNEAYANDYYKQQLLHYNEQQTDRTELYERYNWKADVRCLRAPFYEQWKNAPHFVQNDNYQPIVGKTIFFTKEAVLRRFSGQVMNRPTTGNLEDMVLYAGQGVGLVNDIVPAGEVVKRFVDGAKAIIQGLSKNYLPESKKDKANDHSED; translated from the exons ATGAAATTTGGAGGAATTCTTGGGTTTGACAATGGAGTCATGCTAGCACCTATGGGTGTCGATATCGCAGGACCTGAACCCGTTGCTGCTGTTGCCAATGCCGGTGGTATCGGACTCATCGCAAGTCCTGTT AATGATTATGCACTGACTGTGAAAGTGATAAATGATACAAGAAAACTAACGAATAAACCATTTGGAGCTGGGATATTTTTAGAGTTTGAGCAAGAGAATACAATCAGAGCAATATTTGATGAGAAGTTGGCTTGTTTGCAAGTGTACTGGGgtgattttccaaaaaaaatggtTGATGAAGCTCATAAGCGTGGCATTAAAGTTATCCATCAG GTTGGATCAGTGAAGGCAGCTGAAAGGGCAATAGCTGCAGGAGTGGATTGTATCGTAGCTCAAGGTTCCGAGGCTGGTGGTCATGTTGCTGGTACA GTTTCATTGACGGCATTAGTGCCAAGAATAGTTGATGCGGTTGGAAATAGAGGAATTCCTGTTGTAGCAGCTGGATCAATCGCTGATGCTCGGGGATACGTTGCTGCCCTTGCACTAGGTGCTCAGGGTATCAATGTAGGTACAAG GTTTATAGCTACAAACGAAGCGTATGCAAATGACTATTACAAACAACAACTGCTTCACTACAACGAGCAACAGACAGACCGTACTGAGTTGTACGAACGTTACAATTGGAAAGCAGACGTGCGTTGCCTTCGCGCACCTTTCTATGAACAATGGAAAAATGCACCTCACTTTGTACAAAATGACAACTATCAACCTATAGTTGGGAAGACaattttttttaccaag GAAGCAGTTCTTCGAAGATTCTCCGGTCAAGTAATGAACCGTCCTACTACCGGCAACTTAGAGGATATGGTACTGTATGCAGGACAAGGAGTGGGTCTTGTAAATGATATTGTTCCGGCAGGTGAAGTGGTTAAAAGATTTGTTGACGGTGCAAAGGCTATAATACAAGGGCTAAGCAAAAATTATTTACCAGAGTCcaagaaagacaaagctaatgaTCACAGTGAAgactga